Proteins encoded together in one Mesotoga sp. Brook.08.105.5.1 window:
- a CDS encoding SDR family NAD(P)-dependent oxidoreductase — protein sequence MERGRNPIRKYWKQYKWSNIRAMIKNNKSDPKICSDDFEDRLVVVTGGTSGIGYYTCRKYASHGARILSINRNKEKSESLCEELRRDFGVEPSYMIADFSSLEDSKRVGEELSKIGDPIDVLIHNAGVFLKQKELTVDGLETTFAVNYLSSFVINYILRDKLKAQEKSRVLLVNSEGHRFAVWGIKTDELNWQKRHYSGLKAYGFAKTAQLLSMKIFNEYFKGSGVTINAMHPGAVRTGTGKENGAFYKWYKKNFVDRFSRSPEISAESLYYLGVSRDLEGISGRFFNLTTEEIPAPPALDTETAEELWQESLRIGGLNHGDL from the coding sequence ATGGAGAGAGGCAGGAACCCCATCCGCAAATACTGGAAACAATACAAGTGGTCAAACATTCGCGCGATGATAAAGAACAACAAGTCTGATCCAAAGATTTGCAGTGATGATTTCGAGGATCGCCTGGTGGTTGTTACCGGAGGCACTTCGGGTATTGGATACTATACATGCAGGAAGTATGCCAGCCATGGGGCAAGGATCCTTTCCATAAACCGAAACAAAGAGAAATCGGAAAGCCTGTGCGAAGAGCTCAGACGGGACTTCGGAGTTGAACCTTCATATATGATAGCCGATTTCAGCAGCCTAGAAGACAGCAAGAGGGTTGGGGAAGAGCTATCTAAGATTGGAGATCCCATAGATGTCCTCATACACAATGCCGGAGTCTTCCTTAAGCAAAAGGAACTGACTGTCGACGGCCTTGAAACTACATTTGCCGTGAACTATCTCTCTTCTTTCGTTATAAACTACATCTTAAGAGACAAGCTTAAGGCACAGGAGAAGTCGCGGGTATTACTTGTGAATTCAGAAGGTCATCGCTTTGCTGTGTGGGGAATTAAGACAGATGAACTTAACTGGCAGAAGAGACACTACAGTGGCCTTAAAGCCTACGGTTTCGCTAAGACCGCCCAACTTCTCAGTATGAAAATATTCAACGAATACTTCAAGGGGAGTGGTGTAACAATCAACGCTATGCACCCCGGTGCAGTTAGAACGGGTACAGGAAAAGAAAACGGGGCATTTTACAAATGGTACAAGAAAAATTTCGTCGACAGATTTTCCCGCTCACCGGAGATTTCAGCTGAATCTCTTTACTATCTGGGTGTTTCACGCGATTTAGAAGGCATAAGTGGAAGATTCTTCAATTTGACTACCGAGGAGATTCCAGCCCCGCCGGCCCTTGATACCGAAACAGCTGAAGAACTCTGGCAGGAAAGCCTGCGGATAGGGGGCCTCAATCATGGAGACCTATGA
- a CDS encoding nuclear transport factor 2 family protein encodes MDTFCITSADQIRELWSKTYNTEGKPDWSHILPYYDDNILFKDTIQEIRGIEEFKKMTERLAERSKELKMAVLRVIKEDKVVFVEWEMTILFKKTRTSVIYGASRLSISEEGKIIEQRDYYDLWGTIFDNIPSFRKPYRRFMKKHFG; translated from the coding sequence GTGGATACGTTTTGTATAACAAGTGCGGATCAAATAAGAGAACTTTGGTCAAAGACCTACAACACCGAAGGGAAACCGGACTGGTCTCACATTCTTCCTTACTACGACGACAACATTCTCTTTAAAGACACGATCCAGGAAATCCGGGGGATCGAAGAATTCAAGAAAATGACAGAAAGACTCGCCGAGAGATCTAAAGAGCTGAAGATGGCTGTTCTAAGAGTCATTAAGGAAGATAAAGTTGTCTTTGTCGAATGGGAGATGACGATACTCTTCAAGAAAACGAGGACTTCCGTGATTTACGGTGCGAGCCGTCTATCTATTAGTGAAGAGGGAAAGATAATTGAGCAGCGAGATTACTATGACCTTTGGGGTACTATCTTCGACAACATACCCTCATTCAGAAAGCCTTACAGGCGTTTCATGAAAAAACACTTCGGGTAG